CGAATTCTGGCAGCCCTTTAGCATGCATAGCACCCTTCTTTGAGTTTGTGATGATAAGATGAACGGAAGGTGTTAAATAGGATTTTAGACTAGTATCTTGTTGTAATTCCATAATCTTTTGTGGATCTTTCTATTTTCTTTAACAGGTGGTATGCAAAGAGGTTTTTGCATCCTGATGTTGTTGCTGCctatgattatatatttatctGGGACGAAGATCTGGGTGTTGAACACTTCAATGCAGAGAAGTAGGTGTTTTTTTCTGGTTGTTTTTCAATAACTTCTCATTCTTAAGAGAGAGATTCATCTTGTTACTTTATGTTTTCACCTAATCTAGGTACCTGAATATGACAGGTATATTCAGCTAGTTAAGAAACATGGACTAGAGATCTCTCAGCCAGGTCTGGAACCCAACAATGGTCTAACATGGCAGATGACAAAGAGGAGAGGTGATAGAGAAGTTCACAAGTAAGTCCCTTGTGTTGCTGTCTCCCATCTTTCTCTCTCCCTGTTTCTCTGACAGTCCCCATCTCTGGGGCCCCAATAGTTAGGATTGATTCTCTATATAGATTAGCTTGAGTTCATGCACATTCATAATTGTTTGTGGCCTGAAACAGGGATACAGAAGAGAAACCAGGCTGGTGCAGTGATCCACGGTTACCTCCTTGTGCAGcgtactctctctctctctctctctctctctctctcactcactcactctctctctctctctcacacacacacacaaagaTTTAAAATTTGCAAGCTGGTCACAATCTATACTGATCCACCAAcacatatatgtacatatttaatgGATTTAGGCGCTTTTGATTGATAATTCAAGACTGTAGAAATCATTCTTTTAATTTTCAGAAGCAAGAAAACAACAATTTTGGTAGACAAAGGAAGATGGGAGAAGTATTTATATGTTATGAGTAGAACTGCATGCCATTAATGTATTATCGTTAACCTAGCAAGATGTTGAATTGATACTTCCTGTACATGTCTGTGGAAGAATTCAAGGGTCTATGCTGTATcatgtatatttgtatttttgggCATGACTGCAGAAATTTGGGTTTTAAGCGCTGTCGATTGATAATTCAACATTGTAGAAAATCATTCTTCTAATTTTCAGAAGCAAGAAAACGACAATTTTTGTAGATAAAGGAAGATGGGAGAAGTTTTTGTATGTTATGAGTTGAACTGCATGCCATTAATGTATTCTCGTTAACCTAGCAAGATGTTGAATTGACACCTTCTGTACATGTTTTCTTCCTAAAAACTTATGATTGAGCAAATAAACTTCTCGTAAATTAGTACTCAGGCAATTTCTAGTCAGcaaatattattttgagttttctATACATAGCAATTTTTGGAAATTGATTTGTAGAAGGCCTGTCCACAAGTGCACCATCTGGTACTTTTAGCATTGGCCTGCAAGGCTGCAACTTATctttttccttatttgttttttcagttttgtgGAAATAATGGCTCCTGTATTTTCTCGAGAAGCATGGCGATGTGTTTGGCATATGATTCAGGTAGTTCTTTCAATTGGGATATGTATTCATTGTGATCCTCTCAAGTGTGCTCTTACAGTGGTCATGAGTGCATTAATAAATACACGTGCTATTATATTGACAGCTCTGCttctatttgatatttttttatagaatGATTTGGTGCATGGCTGGGGATTGGATTTCGCTCTCAGAAGATGTGTAGAGGTCAGTGGTTCCCATTTATGTATCCGCTAATATAAAAGTGAATGAGGATTTGTGTTATGATAAAGGTGGCTGCCCCTTTAAACTTTGATAACATTATGAACCTTGAAAAACCATCCTCTTTTTCATCGTAGAAGTATGGTAAGACCATTTAACAAAACTTGTtgctttttatttgtttatgcagCCTGCACATGAAAAAATTGGTGTAGTGGATTCACAATGGATTGTGCATCAAGTTATTCCTTCCCTTGGAAGTCAGGTTAGTAAATGTCCATTTCCAGAAAATAAATAGCTGAAATTTCTACTAGTTTTTCAAATTACATTCACATTATTTGCTACTGTCTCATTTAAATAGATAACAAACTTGTTCTTACCCCAGAACGGGAACTCAAGTACATGCTGCCTCTTGAAATGGAGATTCTGATTGATTGTGTCATAGCATGCATTCTGACCAATTTAGTACTACTGTATATATCACCGAAAGCGCTCATCTAGCATTGTCCGAGACTTTGAGATAACATAGTTGGTGGAAATCCGTTTTCCTATTTTTTATTGTAGTAGTACATCATGTTAAATTTTGTTGTGACAAGTGCCTACGTTAGTTCTAGAGTATCTTGCAGAAGGGATAAAAAACAgataaaaaagttatttttgtcaTTGGATATTATCTTGTTCTACATaccacccccaccccccaaataaaataaatacaattatGATTATGCTGTTGAAGGTTTGATAGATGACTGAGCTTAGTATCCTTTGTATCTAGAGTTCTAGGTAGGAAAAGGAAACTGTTGGCTTACTGAGAAACAGAATTCCACTTTGCGACATGATTTAAGTCCTTAGAGCTAAAGTTCGTTTTGCTTCCCTATATGTTGGATAAAGCTTAAGCTGTTTTCTGCTGCTCCCTTGTATTTTGTATGACTTGTTATCATTTCTTAAGTACTTTATTGATGCAATTTCTGTTACCTGAACATACAGGGTAGCTCGGAGAATGGCAAAGCCCCTTGGGAAGGGGTAAGCAAATCTGTGGCTTAGCTCAAATCTAGTTTGACAAATGTCATTCCCCATCTGTTTCACATTTAAGTAATCACATCTTATTTACTTGTTTCCTTTTTGTAGGTAAGAGTGAGGTGCAGAAGTGAGTGGACAATGTTTCAGGATCGATTAGCCAATGCAGATAAGGCATATTATGCACAGAATGGGAAAACCAGAGTATAACATCACCTACAACTTGTTTGTAAATTGcttcttttacctttttttccCTCCTGTTTTAGGTATGCCTAATTCTTTTTCCCagtatttctttttaaatatttgcTTTACTATAGAGCAGCCATGTTTCTGTAGACCGTGGACTGTAAAACAGTAAGATATTGGAAGGCCTCTTTGTGCATAGATGATGATATCTTATATAACCCATGATTGTTCTTcacgttcatcctcctctctttgtattttcattttttgagtGCCAGCACAACCGCCAAATGCATGATTCCAGTTCATTGCTTATAGAATGTATGCGTACACTATTCGTCAAGGGACCAGGTCCCTTATCAGAATGACAAAGCGGAAAGGTAAATAACAAGAAGTAAAATCAAACACAAGATTTTACGTGGaaaactccttgctcaagggagaaaaAAGACTTGTCCCACAGGATTTCACATCAAACTTCACTAATCAAAGAGTCAAGATTTAGATTATAAATTCTTGCAATCTAGAAATTGAATTCACAATCTCTTTCCCTCACTGCAACACCCCTGTTACAAGAGCATATTCAGAGTAATAACTCTATTGCCCACTAAATCAATAAATCTTAGTTGACTTAGACTTCAAGATGTCTCCATAGCAGACTTTAACTATGTTGACACAGATTTATATAAACTACGAGTTGATCTAATTCCTTGATAGACTGAGAATAGATCTACAATGATACGACCAAGACTCTAAAAACAAATAAGAATTTGATAGCTCTATCTGGTCTGTGTTCTTCGAGAGTGTATTTCAACGAGAAAAAACTTTTCAATGTATTCTCCACTCAGATTCATGAAAAGCCGCCAAGAATTATTGAGGAAgatgtatataaatataatagacGTAATGTTGGAAGCATTTCATTTGTTAGACATCTGTCACACTACAAAATAACTTGTCCTAACACACCCTAGACCTGCAGACGTGGCAGAGTATGCAGTGTACTGCCGGTAATTGTGATATCAAAGTCATTAGTAGATATTGTTTGTTAAGCTTGAACATACTACAATTATTGTTCAAAATGACAAGTACTTTGAAACAACTGTTATTTGGCAAACATAACTAGTACAAATAGAATTGAATGAAGTATTTTATgcggaattttatgttataaatcaAACGTATATTACTAATTGGAAAGT
This Solanum dulcamara chromosome 8, daSolDulc1.2, whole genome shotgun sequence DNA region includes the following protein-coding sequences:
- the LOC129900523 gene encoding uncharacterized protein LOC129900523, with product MVTSHRRFTGVFKRSNDSARLIITTIMGMVFGYFIGISFPSVSLTKITLPSSIISSLDVAFNDDHQTLSGRSFPENLGSIPLTPKIYVPTNPRGAESLPPGIVVSESDFYLRRLWGEPSEDLRKKPKYLVTFTVGLDQKNNIDACVKKFSEDFQILLFHYDGRTSEWDQFEWSKHAVHISIRKQTKWWYAKRFLHPDVVAAYDYIFIWDEDLGVEHFNAEKYIQLVKKHGLEISQPGLEPNNGLTWQMTKRRGDREVHKDTEEKPGWCSDPRLPPCAAFVEIMAPVFSREAWRCVWHMIQNDLVHGWGLDFALRRCVEPAHEKIGVVDSQWIVHQVIPSLGSQGSSENGKAPWEGVRVRCRSEWTMFQDRLANADKAYYAQNGKTRV